In Chitinibacter sp. FCG-7, the genomic stretch CGCAATACAGTCAGACCGTCCATATTGGGTAGGCCAATATCGAGCACCACGGCGTCATAGTCGTTGTGCAGCAAGATTTGCAGGGCCAGAGCGCCATCATTCACGCAATCGCACTGAAATTCGGCTTGTGACAAGCTGGTTTTCAGCGCATCGGCCAGAATCAGATCGTCTTCAGCCAGAAATAGACGTGTAGCCATTGGTAATTCCCCTTTTTGTAAGAATAAACTTACCGCAGAGTGTAGCGTTAATTTCTGTAAAGCCCAAGATCATTTTTGTAAGCCTAAAGACCTAGCTGCGATATCCCTTTGTTCCAAAAGGGTTTTGTCATTTCTGGTAGATTTACCGTTTGTCAGCCAACTTGTCAGCTCACGGGAAATCAGCCCGGAAAGGCCGGAAATCCACGCGGGATGATCATTCAAGCACGGGATGAAAGCATATTTCTGCCCACCAGCGGCCTGATAATCGTCGCGCCCTTCCATGGCGATTTCTTCCAGTGTTTCCAGACAATCGGCCACAAACCCGGGGCAAATGACGTCAAGCTGACCCAGCTGCTGCTTGGCCAGTTGGTGCAGCATGTCGGTGGTATAGGGTTTGAGCCATTCGGCCTTGCCAAAGCGCGACTGAAACGCCACCGTGTACTGCCCTTTTTCCAGCTGCAGCGCCTCTGCGAGTAAACGCCCGGTTTTGTAGGCGTGGCAATGATAAGGATCGCCCTTGTCCAGCGTATAGCGAGGAACACCATGAAAGCTCATTAGCAAATGATCACCCCGGCCATTGCGTTGCCAATGCTCGCGTACGCTCTGCGCCAGCGCATCAATATAGGCCGCCTCATCATAAAAGGGTGCAACCATGCGCAAGGCGGGTTGAAAACGGGTTTTCTGCAATACGCGCGCCACTTCGTCAAATACGCTCGCGCTGGTACTGGCCGCGTATTGCGGATACATCGGCACCACGACCAGATGCTGGCAGTTTTGCGCCTTCATTTTCAGAATCTGCGCCTCAATCGATGGATTGCCGTAGCGCATTGCGTAATCAACGACTAATTCGCCTTTGAATTGTTCGCCCAGAGCCCCTTTGACCAGCTTGGCCTGCTTTT encodes the following:
- the hemH gene encoding ferrochelatase, whose product is MPRFYPEPEFSHASPSKIGVLLVNLGSPDAPTAKAVRPYLKQFLSDPRVVEIPRPIWWLILNGIILNIRPKKSAAKYASIWTKDGSPLRVWTEKQAKLVKGALGEQFKGELVVDYAMRYGNPSIEAQILKMKAQNCQHLVVVPMYPQYAASTSASVFDEVARVLQKTRFQPALRMVAPFYDEAAYIDALAQSVREHWQRNGRGDHLLMSFHGVPRYTLDKGDPYHCHAYKTGRLLAEALQLEKGQYTVAFQSRFGKAEWLKPYTTDMLHQLAKQQLGQLDVICPGFVADCLETLEEIAMEGRDDYQAAGGQKYAFIPCLNDHPAWISGLSGLISRELTSWLTNGKSTRNDKTLLEQRDIAARSLGLQK